One stretch of Lytechinus variegatus isolate NC3 chromosome 17, Lvar_3.0, whole genome shotgun sequence DNA includes these proteins:
- the LOC121431043 gene encoding serine/threonine-protein kinase mos-like, whose protein sequence is MTKIFEVILRLLSRHFAFLRIYQAYLQRSKRTISTENLLAPRDCDSETFDLKRRRHTDCVIKTREYHSAEVYCHNSRGKRKKSVGLQSAFILKGDSEFQMEESLMNSKFRIITHQHASRTTYHCVTDNNNDTVSVRPRDLLTDDFHVEGLIGSGGFGSVFVGKYCGQRVAVKVLRPRRTNAAAMLQSFRAEVNALYLKHENIVNVLATSAVEDFDAGAFIIMEYAGKRNLQQLINETSERLTLARRSNFALHIIRALQYTHAHNIAHLDVKPANVIVDDYDVCRLCDYGCSQQVFGSNGKGLRSPTNRSYLTGTCGYRAPELLCGDAPTTKADIYSFGITLWQMLTRETPYAGENHHVVIFGVVAKDMRPKFPDNENEIENDWYRRLITKAWPKQPEDRPTAREIMRELEMRLGVDDVA, encoded by the coding sequence ATGACGAAAATATTCGAAGTGATTCTAAGGCTTTTGTCTCGGCATTTCGCCTTTCTGCGGATATATCAGGCATACCTGCAACGCTCGAAGAGGACAATATCCACTGAAAACCTTTTAGCGCCCAGAGATTGTGATTCAGAAACGTTTGATCTCAAACGAAGGAGACACACTGACTGTGTGATTAAGACAAGAGAATATCACTCAGCAGAGGTATATTGTCACAATTCTAgaggaaagaggaaaaaatcaGTGGGACTTCAGAGTGCTTTTATCTTAAAAGGAGACAGTGAATTTCAGATGGAGGAGTCACTTATGAATTCAAAGTTTAGGATCATAACGCACCAGCATGCGTCAAGGACAACATACCACTGTGTCACGGATAACAACAATGATACTGTGTCAGTGAGGCCAAGGGATCTTCTTACGGACGACTTTCATGTGGAAGGTTTGATTGGCAGTGGCGGGTTTGGATCAGTGTTTGTCGGGAAGTACTGCGGTCAACGAGTGGCCGTCAAGGTACTGCGCCCACGAAGGACAAATGCCGCAGCGATGCTTCAGAGCTTTCGCGCGGAAGTCAATGCCCTGTACTTAAAGCACGAGAACATCGTCAACGTGCTAGCCACAAGTGCTGTCGAAGACTTCGACGCTGGTGCTTTTATCATCATGGAGTACGCGGGGAAGCGGAACCTTCAACAGCTGATCAACGAAACTTCAGAGAGGTTGACGCTGGCACGCCGTTCGAATTTCGCTCTTCACATTATCCGTGCCTTGCAATATACCCATGCACATAACATTGCTCACTTGGACGTCAAGCCAGCGAATGTCATTGTCGATGATTACGATGTTTGTCGCTTATGTGATTATGGATGTTCTCAACAAGTCTTTGGCTCGAATGGCAAAGGTCTCAGAAGCCCTACAAATCGATCCTACCTAACTGGTACCTGCGGATATCGTGCACCGGAGCTGTTGTGTGGTGACGCGCCTACGACCAAAGCCGATATCTATTCGTTTGGGATCACACTTTGGCAGATGTTAACGCGAGAGACGCCGTACGCAGGGGAGAATCATCATGTTGTCATCTTCGGGGTCGTCGCCAAGGACATGCGACCAAAGTTCCCCGACAACGAGAACGAGATAGAAAACGACTGGTATCGCCGTCTTATCACGAAGGCTTGGCCGAAACAACCCGAAGACCGACCGACTGCAAGGGAGATCATGAGAGAGCTGGAGATGCGTCTCGGTGTCGATGACGTCGCTTGA